One Flagellimonas sp. CMM7 genomic region harbors:
- a CDS encoding STM3941 family protein, with product MKDNIEIPLSRIKLVLIILGCAMFLALSVFILLNAENMQTRKAENPFIMRAIAVIAILFFGAILISVFKKLFENRMGMIISDKGIWDNSNGVSIGLIAWEDIQNIRKSQVMLTKFLLIDVKNPEKYIGNASSKFKASIMRKNMQTYGTPISISSGGLKWGFSKIESTIIREFKRQKQIPFMQSTKPTTNKDL from the coding sequence ATGAAAGACAATATAGAAATACCGTTGAGCAGAATAAAACTGGTGCTTATAATTCTTGGTTGCGCCATGTTTCTTGCATTAAGTGTATTTATTCTTTTAAATGCAGAAAACATGCAAACCCGAAAAGCTGAAAATCCATTTATAATGAGGGCAATTGCGGTTATTGCCATCCTTTTTTTTGGTGCCATTCTAATTTCCGTTTTCAAAAAACTTTTTGAAAACCGTATGGGAATGATAATTAGCGATAAAGGCATATGGGATAATTCCAACGGGGTAAGTATTGGGTTGATAGCCTGGGAAGACATTCAGAACATTAGAAAATCCCAAGTCATGTTGACTAAATTCTTGCTTATAGATGTTAAGAATCCGGAGAAGTATATAGGGAATGCAAGCAGTAAGTTCAAAGCCTCTATTATGCGCAAGAACATGCAAACTTATGGAACACCAATTTCCATTTCCTCTGGCGGATTAAAATGGGGTTTCAGTAAAATAGAATCTACCATTATTAGGGAGTTTAAAAGACAAAAACAAATTCCTTTTATGCAGTCAACCAAACCGACAACAAATAAGGATTTATGA
- a CDS encoding LEA type 2 family protein, with protein sequence MRNICILLLGLVICTSCSKKPKFVQVDNVSILGLKDSILLVTMDYVVYNPNDVKTKLRQSGMEIFYKDSLVGNGYLDKQINLVANDTLSVPVRFEIAVEKLHKYYPELISSDSTVFSIKGNSRVSFLLNSFTIDMDDEIHLNTKGIIHEQIQKNLSTADNFKVRSISSNRLPSFNTTKLQLQIETKNNLPLDYVINELQLDFYLDKRRAKVANWQLSEPLRQKSLEKALIPVDVTLNNIDILKQAKLSWLTKTEVNFSILGEIQVQIEGYEFIVPIEDNLNLAL encoded by the coding sequence ATGAGAAACATATGTATACTCTTACTGGGATTGGTTATCTGTACTTCTTGTAGTAAAAAACCAAAATTTGTTCAGGTGGACAATGTTTCTATACTTGGATTAAAAGACAGTATCCTACTGGTTACCATGGATTATGTGGTATACAATCCCAACGATGTAAAAACGAAGTTGAGGCAATCGGGCATGGAGATATTCTATAAAGATTCCCTAGTGGGAAATGGATATTTGGACAAACAGATAAATTTAGTGGCCAATGATACCCTAAGTGTACCGGTACGTTTTGAGATAGCGGTAGAGAAATTACACAAATACTACCCGGAACTTATCAGTTCTGATTCAACCGTTTTTTCCATAAAAGGAAATAGCCGGGTAAGCTTTCTCTTGAATTCTTTTACAATTGATATGGATGATGAAATCCATTTAAATACGAAGGGCATTATCCATGAGCAAATACAAAAAAATTTAAGCACGGCTGATAATTTTAAAGTTCGATCAATATCTTCGAATAGACTACCATCATTTAACACAACCAAACTACAGCTTCAGATAGAAACCAAAAACAACCTTCCATTAGACTATGTTATAAATGAGTTGCAACTTGATTTTTATCTGGATAAAAGACGCGCCAAAGTTGCCAATTGGCAGCTTTCTGAACCCTTAAGACAAAAGAGTCTGGAAAAAGCCTTGATACCTGTAGATGTTACCTTAAACAATATTGACATTTTAAAACAAGCGAAATTGTCTTGGCTTACAAAAACCGAGGTTAATTTTAGTATTTTGGGAGAGATACAGGTGCAAATAGAAGGATATGAATTTATAGTGCCAATAGAAGACAACTTAAATCTTGCTTTATAG
- a CDS encoding RNA polymerase sigma factor yields the protein MTDQELIDQLKNGNEGCLKHLYQHLGKVKGWISQNSGNDDDALDVFQEAIIVFYKNVMSGKYELRSKISTYLFEVSKRQWLNQLNRRKKYEKQSDGVVTVDWGHEDDEIEFTYKGPSLKKYLMEALEKLGEPCKSLLETTIFLGMRMEDIAEKFDYSGPRSASQQKLRCLKKLRSGISYEVIIGLK from the coding sequence ATGACCGACCAAGAACTGATAGACCAACTTAAAAATGGCAATGAGGGGTGCTTAAAGCATCTTTACCAACATTTGGGGAAGGTAAAAGGATGGATTTCTCAAAATAGTGGGAATGATGACGATGCCCTTGATGTTTTCCAAGAGGCTATCATTGTTTTCTACAAAAATGTAATGTCGGGCAAATATGAACTTAGGAGCAAGATAAGCACCTATCTTTTTGAAGTTTCCAAACGGCAATGGCTCAACCAGCTAAATCGAAGGAAAAAATATGAAAAGCAAAGCGATGGGGTTGTGACCGTGGATTGGGGGCATGAGGATGATGAAATTGAATTCACCTATAAAGGGCCGTCCCTCAAAAAATATTTAATGGAAGCGTTGGAAAAGCTTGGAGAGCCTTGTAAATCCTTATTAGAGACAACCATTTTTTTAGGTATGCGAATGGAAGACATAGCGGAAAAATTTGATTACTCCGGACCACGTTCAGCAAGCCAACAAAAATTGAGATGTCTGAAAAAACTAAGAAGCGGCATATCTTATGAAGTCATTATAGGCCTTAAATAA
- a CDS encoding PP2C family serine/threonine-protein phosphatase: MKIVTPAHINEIGNRNNNEDSIYPEESTAKDSLFLVCDGVGGHEKGEVASSLVCKYMAEFINKKDADVKEVDFLAKALEHTEKNLVEHISADPGLKGMASTLTLVKLLYKKEQALVGWVGDSRVYHLRNGEVLFQTKDHSEVQNLLDMGEITQEEAENHPRKNVITRAVNGVRPTRIDHKVIEDLREDDFFLLCTDGILETLDEDKIRHWFTSESTVEEVKAKILKNASGKTQDNYSMYLIKIKETNTEQTLDTQKTRSATAIQDTGSENNKTPKTYLKIVFFILLLLLGFCLYKLWYLGR, encoded by the coding sequence ATGAAAATAGTTACTCCCGCCCATATTAATGAAATTGGAAATCGGAACAACAATGAGGATTCCATATATCCGGAAGAATCAACGGCAAAGGATTCACTTTTTTTAGTATGTGATGGAGTAGGCGGACATGAAAAAGGGGAGGTAGCATCGTCTTTGGTGTGTAAGTACATGGCGGAGTTTATAAACAAAAAAGATGCTGATGTAAAAGAGGTTGATTTTTTAGCAAAAGCACTGGAGCACACAGAAAAGAACCTAGTCGAGCATATTTCTGCGGACCCTGGCTTAAAAGGAATGGCAAGCACCTTAACGCTGGTAAAATTATTGTACAAGAAAGAACAAGCGTTGGTTGGATGGGTAGGTGATAGTAGGGTGTATCATCTGCGCAATGGGGAGGTATTGTTCCAGACCAAAGATCATTCTGAAGTACAAAATTTGTTGGATATGGGTGAGATTACCCAGGAAGAAGCAGAAAATCATCCTCGGAAAAACGTCATTACAAGAGCGGTAAATGGAGTAAGGCCAACTAGAATAGATCATAAAGTAATTGAAGATTTAAGGGAAGATGATTTCTTTTTGTTGTGCACAGATGGTATTCTAGAAACATTGGACGAAGATAAAATAAGACATTGGTTCACTTCAGAGAGTACTGTTGAAGAAGTAAAAGCCAAAATCTTGAAAAATGCTTCAGGGAAGACCCAGGACAACTATTCCATGTATCTCATCAAAATAAAAGAAACGAACACAGAACAAACGCTTGACACACAAAAGACAAGGTCGGCAACAGCAATTCAAGACACAGGTTCAGAAAACAATAAAACCCCTAAGACCTATTTAAAAATTGTGTTTTTCATACTGTTGCTATTACTAGGGTTTTGTTTGTATAAACTATGGTACTTAGGGCGATAA
- a CDS encoding serine/threonine-protein kinase, protein MKLNQYEWDPEKDKLGEGAFAEVFRAKDTYANRNVALKIYKIAVTSGDMGSTRQSKYSLEKEFNNLEGLSHTNIITYFGLNYIKHTDAMGRSGSYPVIIMEYANQGTLKEYVKTKPSKEVLDKLIKDIVLGVGYLHEEGLLHRDLKPGNILITKNKKGVPTAKISDFGISKDTLSTENITKSFTEMIGTPHYMAPEQFHKKKFGLDGTISSRTDLWAIGVIVYKSLTGKYPFGEGIDDIELVRDAITEKNPDLNSIPEDYKKLLSICFEKKAIDRPSSAEELLQYVNSDYKIPTEKKKDIESTIVEEEKPQKEDIDNTVFITKEGEDKPKGDQNHKVTKLQKTMLWIYGGIAVFWSVYTIFKSQDAIVLPFLIYPTSILLFCFLYLKPKKEYKWVRKINFGFLSFFNILMVLGVLFWMRNIKIKDILPLFFLVAQIVLFVSLVQGKIRAESPKVESKPPALYFLVLLFGLTYCISYILEVFEGTLGASSINLISEGTEAFTLLPNILFLTALFFFINKKHIDYFKTVVFFFIASTIIASLWWLLLETQSLDLKNGEGFYSSLIHNVNSKEIYIQDLKVGYYMWYFSMFFGFMAIIYSAVKETNFKKYFWPVISVIVLVLVISYYSQWSKSKIGYDFNEGIENVNYSQFEEAMGNNAKWHFEKGVVSRMLEKYDEDNSDELKRMLRLFVDHSGITTRIDDKQLKAAVETNDAEVLEILMTPKVGGFTEDVDFIEDEKSLLQMARDQQNTKMDTLLLNKGAKLTDKEQKAEDLKKQEELKAKEFKYYENFTNSSTKFPKFSDTNKEWTYEFSAYKVNVKNMDLSHKKTAYFDIDTTKPYSVSTKTIRGSIKASIGLVFDYNGSDDYHIAEVSNNTVNIQKYQGGKWNKIKGVSATTNKLTNTIMIRKNGNYVSCYLNGKIVISNQPIQSTGGKYMGVIVSNPNGNPVLYFDNFRVEGTKR, encoded by the coding sequence ATGAAACTAAACCAATACGAATGGGATCCTGAAAAAGATAAGCTAGGAGAAGGTGCCTTTGCGGAGGTGTTTAGGGCCAAGGATACCTATGCCAATAGGAATGTTGCGCTCAAAATCTATAAAATAGCGGTTACCTCTGGCGACATGGGCAGCACAAGACAATCCAAGTATAGTTTAGAAAAAGAATTCAATAACTTGGAAGGACTATCCCATACAAACATCATAACTTATTTTGGTCTTAACTATATAAAGCATACAGATGCTATGGGTAGATCTGGCAGCTATCCTGTCATTATCATGGAGTATGCTAACCAAGGAACCCTTAAGGAATATGTAAAAACTAAACCGTCAAAGGAAGTACTGGACAAGCTAATTAAGGACATTGTCTTAGGTGTGGGATATCTTCATGAGGAAGGGCTTTTGCATAGAGATCTAAAGCCTGGGAATATCTTGATTACCAAAAACAAAAAAGGAGTTCCTACCGCTAAGATTTCGGATTTTGGGATTAGTAAGGATACACTGTCCACAGAAAATATTACCAAGTCTTTTACAGAAATGATAGGAACGCCTCATTATATGGCGCCAGAACAGTTCCACAAGAAGAAATTTGGTTTGGACGGCACCATAAGTTCAAGGACTGATCTATGGGCTATTGGAGTAATCGTCTATAAAAGCTTAACGGGAAAATATCCTTTTGGTGAGGGAATTGATGATATTGAATTGGTTCGTGATGCCATCACCGAAAAAAATCCTGATTTAAACAGTATTCCAGAAGATTATAAGAAGCTACTTTCCATATGTTTTGAAAAGAAGGCCATTGACAGACCATCTTCCGCAGAAGAATTGTTACAATACGTAAATTCCGATTATAAGATACCTACTGAGAAAAAAAAGGATATAGAAAGTACAATTGTTGAAGAAGAAAAACCTCAAAAAGAGGATATTGACAATACGGTATTTATCACAAAGGAAGGAGAAGATAAACCTAAAGGCGATCAGAACCATAAAGTCACCAAACTTCAGAAAACTATGCTCTGGATCTATGGGGGTATAGCTGTTTTTTGGTCTGTATATACCATTTTTAAATCTCAAGATGCCATTGTTTTGCCATTCCTCATTTATCCTACATCAATTCTTCTTTTCTGCTTTCTCTATTTAAAGCCTAAAAAAGAGTATAAATGGGTTAGAAAAATAAACTTTGGTTTTCTGAGTTTTTTCAACATTTTAATGGTACTAGGAGTTCTATTTTGGATGAGAAACATCAAAATAAAGGATATTTTACCTTTATTTTTTCTTGTTGCTCAAATAGTATTGTTCGTTTCATTAGTTCAAGGTAAAATACGAGCTGAAAGTCCTAAAGTAGAAAGCAAACCCCCAGCATTATATTTCCTTGTTTTGCTGTTTGGATTAACATATTGCATTTCGTACATCTTAGAAGTTTTTGAAGGGACATTGGGCGCCTCTTCTATAAATTTAATCTCAGAGGGTACGGAAGCATTTACACTTCTGCCCAATATCTTGTTTTTAACTGCTTTGTTCTTTTTTATCAATAAAAAGCATATTGATTACTTTAAAACAGTAGTTTTCTTTTTTATAGCCAGTACGATTATTGCGTCTTTGTGGTGGCTGCTTTTAGAGACCCAATCTTTAGACCTTAAAAACGGAGAGGGTTTTTATAGTTCATTAATTCATAATGTTAATTCTAAAGAAATTTATATCCAAGATTTAAAGGTTGGATATTACATGTGGTACTTTTCAATGTTTTTTGGGTTTATGGCTATTATTTATTCAGCGGTAAAAGAGACCAATTTCAAAAAATATTTCTGGCCTGTAATAAGTGTTATCGTGCTAGTTTTGGTGATTTCGTATTACAGTCAATGGTCCAAATCCAAAATCGGATATGATTTTAACGAAGGCATAGAAAACGTAAATTATTCCCAGTTTGAAGAAGCTATGGGCAATAATGCCAAGTGGCACTTTGAAAAAGGAGTGGTAAGCAGAATGTTGGAAAAGTACGATGAAGATAATTCAGATGAACTAAAAAGGATGCTCCGTCTTTTTGTAGATCATAGTGGGATAACAACAAGGATAGATGACAAACAACTTAAAGCAGCTGTTGAAACCAATGATGCTGAGGTTTTAGAGATTCTAATGACTCCCAAAGTGGGAGGGTTTACAGAAGACGTAGATTTTATTGAAGATGAAAAAAGTCTACTGCAAATGGCTCGTGATCAACAAAACACTAAAATGGACACGCTGTTACTAAACAAAGGGGCCAAACTTACTGATAAAGAACAAAAAGCGGAAGATTTAAAAAAGCAGGAAGAACTAAAGGCCAAGGAATTTAAATATTATGAGAATTTCACCAACAGCTCAACAAAGTTCCCAAAATTTTCCGATACAAATAAGGAGTGGACCTACGAGTTCAGTGCTTATAAGGTAAATGTAAAAAACATGGATTTAAGTCACAAAAAAACGGCTTATTTTGACATAGATACTACAAAGCCTTATTCCGTAAGCACAAAAACAATCAGGGGAAGCATTAAAGCCTCGATAGGGCTGGTTTTTGATTATAATGGTTCTGATGACTATCACATTGCAGAAGTGAGCAACAATACTGTAAATATCCAGAAATATCAAGGTGGTAAATGGAACAAAATAAAAGGGGTCAGTGCAACGACCAACAAATTGACAAATACGATAATGATTCGTAAAAATGGAAATTATGTCTCCTGTTATCTAAATGGCAAGATTGTTATTTCTAACCAGCCAATACAAAGTACTGGAGGTAAATACATGGGTGTGATAGTGTCTAACCCCAACGGAAACCCTGTTCTTTATTTTGATAATTTTAGAGTTGAGGGCACAAAAAGATGA
- a CDS encoding HD domain-containing protein, producing the protein MTNKERALLVAEKAHANQQYDIYPYIYHIKQVVKIIEDLGYDETVVVAAVLHDTLEDTDLSYNDLNKAFGEEVAEIVYAVTDELGRNRKERKTKTYPKIKANWKATVVKICDRIANMEQSKRYNQKLFKTYKGEHEDFCKQLHNAEHPSIEVDKAWQRLFGLIEEVFKL; encoded by the coding sequence ATGACCAACAAAGAAAGAGCCCTTCTTGTAGCCGAAAAAGCCCATGCAAATCAACAATATGATATATACCCATACATATACCATATAAAACAAGTGGTAAAAATAATTGAAGATTTAGGGTATGATGAAACTGTTGTGGTAGCAGCTGTGTTGCACGATACTTTAGAGGACACAGATCTTTCATACAATGATTTAAACAAGGCATTTGGTGAAGAAGTGGCAGAGATCGTTTATGCCGTAACTGATGAATTGGGAAGAAATAGAAAGGAGCGTAAAACTAAAACCTATCCTAAGATAAAAGCAAACTGGAAGGCCACCGTAGTAAAAATATGCGACCGTATTGCCAACATGGAACAATCCAAAAGATACAATCAAAAATTATTTAAAACCTATAAAGGGGAACATGAAGATTTTTGCAAACAGCTGCACAATGCTGAACACCCAAGTATTGAAGTGGATAAGGCATGGCAAAGGTTGTTTGGTTTAATAGAAGAAGTTTTTAAATTGTAA